Proteins from a single region of Cryptococcus neoformans var. grubii H99 chromosome 5, complete sequence:
- a CDS encoding lysophospholipase NTE1 yields the protein MSSIPAPPDANGNPLIALAVAVIYAILYVLQGVRYGVSLITIGIPSCIVRMLQYSLTISLGFPHLLALFAGVLLALFFLIRYRYLTRYAQLKESALPPPSPPALASRLLPLDGDGLGLPDSRSQASSFHNYLDDFLSAIRIFGYLEKPVFHELSRHLQTRRLAAGDTLEIGGGEFWCVVEGKVQVFAPDASSQGTPTHSSDTNSPTRPSFNGYHLLNEVSTGGTLSSLFSILSLFTEDIKLSWKSSEDDEDDEEHIFEGAAEQSSAKLRVRRANSDVSQLGPDSIGIRSMDSTSLPESIDGHGDSNVPKPCLERSSSIDAVGETVRGREGIFASTPLPVSSTEPPSPRRSQSLRSSPRLNSATNLLSAQSEHLRSSIPRKAGIELGSKALKGTIARATEDTTLAVIPAAAFRKLTRKFPKASGTVVQVVLERFSRVTFMTAHKYLGLTREILQTESSLNLLVTHPLPRSFYTGGGMQALRARFQPEALAKGSIHYDSLKSSPNARVSSKDYFNYVPASPTVKAPSLPAMTPKPLSPITHKTYLGQTATTSTKNERHDGAASPLDEIRDKVPSSSLSPATAMSADASFRHASPFIRRTSAMRQQVAAGDLAMSVHNLPDESGQAYYRPAAITPGLSKMDTWQRRYSSSWNLNDLPHADGQPVDPQGDDKSLLNETFDLKEAVLNSIAKSIGLYQESESNSDMIARSSMAPSVSALSTPNSPMFPPNGGTPLQGSTRSRPPHFGNVLDLINASAQNEGVIGGMLREAAFNSRPDDEASSISMSFHDSQGGASGGDRKIMKDLERHVEILFFKKGSVLVKEGERSPGLYYVIDGFLETSLPFRSTNSNQENPNSTPGSKQRQSSFGSSNERPFKTALGLDTSKGKELNDGCKEDEALFTVKPGGIAGYLSSLCCTDSYVDITAKTDCFVGFLPHHTLERIIERRPIVLLTLAKRLLSLLSPLVLHIDAALDWQQLNAGQVLYEKGDKSTDFYIVINGRLRAFTEKDDNMHVLREYGQNDSIGELDVITAVDRSETVHAIRDSELVRIPAALFDAISIKHPETTVQFMRLIAGRVRRALGDEMNGRVPGLPTTDMNLKTVCILGSTRNVPVAQFAGKLKNALEEIGASTSYLDQGTVMRHLGRHAFARIGKLKVAGWLADQEQHYRTVLYVADSPPASQWTLTCIRQADLVLVVSMGDDPSLGEYEKLLLATKTTARKELILLHDERTVAPGSTRQWLSNRPWIQTHYHVELPGVVTPARPIPPVHDAAAIAAFKHLREQVETRIKKYRGLRPFTRPRRPPHMNDFARIARRLCGQQIGLVLGGGGARGISHIGMLQALEEFGIPIDAIGGCSIGSFVGGLYARETDLLETAGRTKQFSGRMGSMWRILSDVTYPFVSYTTGHEFNRGIYKAFYNTHIEDFWIPFFANSTNITHSRMEVHRTGYAWRYVRASMTLAGLLPPLSDNGNLLVDGGYMDNTPIQPLRENGIRDIIVVDVGSVDDTSPRDYGDSVSGWWIFFNRFNPFYERRVLSMTEISSRLTYVSSVKTLEGVKATPGCHYIAMPVQQFDTLGGFKRFSEVMEIGLKAGRETLKKWKEEGKLPTGLVDEAKGSKAVQRGYRLRRMSI from the exons ATGTCCTCCATCCCAGCCCCTCCGGACGCCAACGGCAACCCTCTCATTGCTTTAGCTGTCGCCGTCATCTATGCTATTTTATATGTTCTTCAGGGAGTCAGGTATGGAGTCAGCTTAATTACTATTGGCATCCCGAG CTGTATCGTCCGTATGCTCCAATACAGCCTGACTATTTCACTCGGTTTTCCACATCTCCTTGCCTTATTTGCCGGCGTGCTTCTcgcactcttcttcctcataaGGTATCGCTACCTTACACGCTATGCTCAGCTAAAGGAATCAGCTctacctcctccatcaccgCCTGCTCTCGCTAGTCGCCTATTACCCTTGGACGGGGACGGGCTGGGTTTGCCAGATTCTAGATCGCAGGCATCATCATTTCATAATTACCTTGATGATTTCCTCTCCGCTATTAGAATATTTGGCTATTTGGAAAAGCCAGTATTCCATGAGTTAAGTAGACATCTGCAAACTAGGAGACTTGCGGCAGGAGATACACTAGAAATCGGTGGCGGTGAATTCTGGTGCGTTGtggaaggcaaagtgcaAGTG TTCGCACCGGATGCTTCTTCGCAAGGAACTCCGACACACTCTTCCGATACCAACAGCCCTACAAGACCCTCATTCAACGGCTATCATCTACTTAATGAAGTATCCACAGGCGGcactctctcttctcttttttctaTCCTTTCCTTATTCACCGAAGATATAAAGCTTTCATGGAAAAGttctgaagatgatgaagacgacgaggagCATATTTTTGAAGGTGCTGCCGAACAGTCATCGGCAAAGTTGAGGGTCAGAAGGGCAAATTCAGATGTAAGCCAACTGGGGCCGGACTCTATTGGGATCCGCTCAATGGACTCAACCTCTCTCCCTGAATCAATCGATGGTCATGGAGACTCAAATGTTCCCAAACCTTGTCTAGAAAGATCGTCTTCTATAGATGCTGTTGGAGAAACAGTTCgcggaagagaaggcaTTTTTGCCAGCACCCCGCTGCCTGTTTCAAGTACTgagcctccttctccgcGACGTTCCCAGTCCCTGCGCTCTTCACCTCGTTTAAACTCTGCTACAAACTTGTTGTCCGCTCAATCTGAACACCTGCGATCTTCTATACCGAGAAAAGCGGGTATAGAGTTGGGGTCAAAAGCGCTGAAAGGGACCATTGCTCGGGCGACAGAGGATACAACACTCGCCGTGATTCCCGCAGCTGCTTTCCGAAAGCTAACTAGAAAATTTCCCAAAGCCAGCGGGACAGTCGTGCAAGTTGTCTTGGAAAGGTTCAGCCGTGTTACATTCATGACAG CACACAAATATCTCGGTCTGACTCGCGAAATTCTACAAACGGAATCATCCCTTAACTTGCTGGTGACTCATCCGCTACCACGCTCATTTTACactggaggaggaatgCAAGCTCTGCGCGCGCGCTTCCAACCGGAAGCCCTGGCAAAAGGGAGCATACACTATGACTCACTTAAGTCCTCGCCTAATGCCAGAGTGTCTAGTAAAGATTATTTCAACTACGTGCCTGCAAGTCCAACTGTCAAAGCTCCTTCCTTACCTGCGATGACCCCCAAACCTCTCTCTCCTATCACTCATAAGACCTACTTGGGACAGACAGCGACAACTTCTACTAAAAATGAACGCCATGATGGTGCTGCCTCCCCTCTGGATGAAATAAGGGATAAAGTTCCATCATCCAGTCTCTCGCCGGCTACGGCAATGAGTGCTGATGCCAGCTTCCGCCACGCCAGTCCATTCATCCGTCGCACATCAGCCATGCGCCAACAGGTAGCTGCTGGTGATCTCGCAATGTCTGTGCATAATTTGCCCGATGAATCCGGCCAGGCATACTATCGTCCGGCCGCGATCACTCCTGGTCTATCAAAAATGGATACTTGGCAACGACGATATTCAAGCTCCTGGAATTTGAATGATTTACCCCACGCCGACGGCCAACCTGTAGATCCACAGGGAGATGACAAATCTCTTTTGAATGAGACATTCGATCTGAAAGAAGCGGTCCTCAACAGTATAGCTAAATCGATTGGATTGTATCAAGAGTCCGAAAGTAACTCAGATATGATTGCTCGCTCTTCGATGGCTCCGTCAGTGAGCGCGTTGTCGACTCCAAACTCTCCTATGTTTCCTCCTAATGGGGGTACTCCATTACAAGGAAGTACGCGTTCTCGCCCTCCGCATTTTGGCAATGTTCTTGACCTTATAAACGCATCTGCCCAGAATGAGGGTGTCATCGGGGGTATGTTGCGAGAAGCCGCTTTCAACTCTCGTCCGGATGACGAAGCTAGTAGTATCTCTATGAGTTTCCATGACTCTCAAGGAGGAGCTAGCGGCGGTGATAGGAAAATAATGAAAGATCTGGAACGACATGTAGAAATTTTGTTTTTCAAGAAAGGTAGCGTACTAgtaaaagaaggagagaggtcACCAGGCCTGTACTATGTGATAGATGGTTTCCTGGAG acatctctcccttttcGCAGCACAAACTCCAATCAGGAGAACCCTAATTCAACCCCAGGGAGCAAACAGCGCCAGTCAAGTTTTGGAAGTTCGAACGAGAGGCCTTTCAAAACGGCTCTAGGCTTGGATACTtccaaaggaaaagagcTAAATGACGGATgtaaggaggatgaagccTTATTTACTGTCAAG CCTGGCGGTATCGCTGGTTACCtatcttctctttgctGTACAGATTCATATGTCGATATCAC GGCCAAAACAGATTGCTTTGTCGGTTTTCTTCCCCACCACACTTTGGAGAGAATTATTGAGCGACGACCAATTGTTCTGTTGACATTGGCAAAGAGATTGCTATCTCTACTGTCGCCTCTTG TCCTTCATATTGACGCGGCTTTGGATTGGCAACAATTAAACGCCGGACAAGTTTTA TATGAGAAAGGCGATAAATCAACGGACTTCTACATCGTCATTA ATGGTCGTCTTCGAGCGTTCACTGAGAAGGACGACAATATGCACGTACTTCGTGAATATGGACAAAATGACTCCATCGGCGAACTCGACGTGATAACGGCTGTCGACCGCTCAGAAACTGTTCACGCCATTCGAGACTCTGAGCTTGTACGTATTCCGGCCGCATTATTTGATGCAATTAGCATTAAACACCCGGAGACGACGGTTCAGTTTATGAGATTGATCGCCGGTAGGGTAAGAAGGGCTttgggagatgagatgaaCGGACGAGTTCCCGGCTTACCAACTACAGACATGAACCTCA AAACGGTGTGCATACTTGGCTCTACGAGAAATGTTCCAGTGGCGCAATTCGCTGGTAAACTCAAAAATGCGTTGGAGGAGATCGGGGCATCTACGTCGTACTTAGACCAAGGTACCGTAATGCGGCATCTTGGTAGGCATGCGTTTGCGCGTATCGG TAAATTGAAGGTAGCAGGATGGCTTGCCGATCAAGAA CAACATTACAGGACAGTTCTCTATGTTGCTGACTCTCCTCCGGCCAGCCAATGGACTCTGACTTGCATCCGCCAGGCTGATTTGGTATTAGTTGTTTCCATGGGTGATGATCCCTCTCTAGGCGAATACG AGAAATTGTTGCTTGCTACGAAAACAACGGCAAGAAAAGAATTAATTTTGCTCCATGACGAACGGACCGTTGCTCCTGGATCCACACGTCAATGGCTTAGC AATCGACCATGGATACAAACTCATTATCACGTTGAATTGCCTGGGGTCGTAACGCCAGCTCGCCCTATACCTCCGGTGCACGATGCGGCGGCTATTGCGGCCTTCAAACATCTTCGCGAGCAAGTCGAAACCCGTATTAAAAAGTACCGCGGTCTGCGACCATTTACTCGGCCTCGCCGTCCTCCTCACATGAACGACTTTGCTCGTATAGCTCGTCGTCTATGTGGCCAGCAAATTGGCCTCGTTCttggtggaggaggcgcACGAGGAATATCTCATATCGGGATGTTACAGGCGCTTGAAGAATTTGGTATCCCGATCGATGCAATTGGAGGCTGTTCAATTGGAAGCTTTGTAGGAGGCTTGTACGCAAGAGAAACTGATCTATTGGAAACAGCGGGAAGGACTAAGCAATTCTCTGGGAGGATGGGATCGATGTGGAGGATCCTAAGCGATGTCACTTACCCATTCGTTTCGTATACCACTGGTCATGAGTTCA ACAGAGGTATAT ACAAAGCATTCTATAACACGCATATAGAAG ATTTTTGGATACCTTTCTTCGCCAATTCAACAAATATCACACATTCGCGCATGGAGGTGCACAGAACCGGTTATGCGTGGAGATATGTTCGCGCTTCTATGACTCTTGCCGGTTTATTGCCGCCTCTTTCGGACAATGGCAATT TACTTGTTGATGGTGGTTACATGGACAACACTCCCATTCAGCCTTTGCGCGAGAATGGTATCCGCGATATCATTGTTGTGGACGTTGGTTCGGTAGATGACACCTCACCGAGAGATTATGGTGACTCAGTCTCCGGGTGGTGGATCTTTTTCAATAG GTTCAACCCTTTTTACGAAAGGAGAGTCCTATCCATGACAGAAATCTCATCACGACTTACCTA CGTCTCGAGTGTTAAGACGTTGGAGGGTGTTAAAGCAACCCCCGGCTGTCATTACATCGCCATGCCTGTTCAACAATTCGACACTCTAGGCGGCTTCAAGCGATTCTCTGAAGTCATGGAGATCGGATTGAAGGCCGGTCGAGAGacgttgaagaagtggaaggaggaggggaagtTGCCAACTGGTTTGGTGGATGAAGCTAAAGGAAGCAAAGCCGTGCAACGTGGGTACAGACTCAGGCGAATGTCAATCTGA
- a CDS encoding RNA polymerase I-specific transcription initiation factor RRN3: MPFSSITSASPLMTKAVKFSQPSNQVPRPRQKSTKFTGVMVTSDPSVSGSSRASSMAGRKRPRESDGDGKIRSRRTRSTGDAKDSRCSSSSAKDREAFQRSLIAVFVPKALQESKEGNMTHYNDLLAHFLPTPTMPIVTLPPLLPLLRAVSAHVSLLSPDIHGSLVSAIISLPWATGDEKFVRAFIGWAAVLVTAQPGWMKEVVGMGVKGLTWQPCFGASSTVSRRVFHARHHLLLSHLISLVPTLPNVLQPLMIRHFPNKREPEVSQTTWIRNCCELVGYCPELGGRMWGEIVDRMLRIDVEITNSLDQDDDESSDDEYGLPMAPPQSITTTLDPLDLLISQEIPRSRSASHSPEIGVDDEDSEGDPDPDDLSSVDGAESDAEDVAVNELKEAEERAKKNANTKAMREKLDGMLFHFFQHLEEYLAGRQGHPSAVEMASERMETDVKSGASTPTVDTPSIASTSLSRKQPPSPAQSLSYFQTLLNLFSRQILPTASTQHIPFLLFLTSSFSPAHTDLFLGLLVSQALYATTSTVPSINSQPVSMNQRIAATVYIGSVVCRARFVTDDQARTVLTYLLAYIDGKLHQSRVNKRHSTDELPLFYAVCQAAMLIFCFRWRAFLAGADKEGDGVLGDMEMDGDSVDDEGKAEGKWMADLDVLQNAITSDLNPLLGCNPTVVSTFAKVAHHTNFAYCFSIIEANQQSSHPRSSSSHALSKIAVPASRSSSGAGSSRQDPTFGSQTLPRQARQLNVDAGLDSYFPFDPYDLPKSKRFIETLYRTWDEVAIDGGLDSDSDSSSESESDSQAGDKSDGGSSFEDHLAPKGVPLPKLKVGSYGDRRRSLWDSKQDAGLSSSLEGMSISPGRIGMGVFTS, from the exons ATGcccttctcatccatcacATCTGCCTCCCCGCTTATGACAAAAGCTGTAAAGTTTTCCCAACCATCCAATCAAGTTCCAAGACCGAGACAGAAGTCAACGAAATTCACCGGCGTCATGGTCACCAGCGATCCTTCCGTATCAGGTTCCTCCAGAGCGTCTTCCAtggcaggaaggaagagacCTCGGGAATCTGATGGCGATGGCAAAATTCGCTCGAGGCGGACAAGAAGTACTGGGGACGCCAAAGATAGCAGGTGTTCCAGCTCGAGTGCCAAAGATCGTGAGGCATTCCAGCGTAGCCTTATAGCTGTTTTCGTCCCTAAGGCTTTGCAGGAGTCCAAAGAGGGCAATATGACCCATTATAATGATCTCTTGGCTCATTTTCTTCCAACACCAACAATGCCAATTGTCACTCTGCCGCCACTACTTCCCCTCCTGCGTGCAGTTTCAGCTCAtgtctctcttctttcgcctGATATTCATGGATCTTTGGTTTCGGCTATAATCAGCTTACCTTGGGCGACCGGCGACGAAAAGTTTGTCAGGGCATTCATCGGATGGGCAGCTGTACTCGTCACTGCACAACCCggatggatgaaggaggtcGTCGGGATGGGCGTCAAGGGTTTGACATGGC AACCTTGTTTTGGAGCTTCAAGCACAGTATCCCGACGAGTTTTCCATGCCCGACATCATCTTTTGCTTTCCCATTTGATTTCCCTGGTCCCCACCCTACCAAATGTCTTGCAACCTCTTATGATACGTCATTTCCCCAACAAAAGAGAGCCAGAGGTCTCACAAACAACCTGGATACGAAACTGCTGCGAGCTCGTTGGCTATTGTCCGGAATTAGGGGGTAGAATGTGGGGGGAGATCGTCGATAGGATGCTGAGAATTGAT GTTGAAATAACCAATAGCTTGGACcaagacgatgatgaaagTTCGGACGATGAATATGGGCTTCCCATGGCCCCTCCGCAATCGATAACGACAACGCTCGATCCTTTGGACCTCCTTATATCGCAAGAAATTCCTCGGTCCCGGTCTGCTTCCCATTCTCCCGAAATCGGTGTAGATGACGAGGATTCTGAGGGTGATCCAGATCCAGACGATCTGTCCTCCGTAGATGGAGCTGAGTCTGATGCGGAAGACGTAGCCGTAAATGAATTgaaggaagcagaagaacgTGCCAAGAAGAATGCAAACACCAAGGCAATGCGCGAAAAACTCGATGGAATGCTGTTCCATTTTTTCCAGCATCTTGAAGAATATTTGGCGGGGAGACAAGGACATCCTTCAGCCGTCGAAATGGCTTCGGAGAGAATGGAAACAGATGTCAAATCTGGGGCTTCTACACCAACTGTGGACACTCCGTCTATCGCCTCCACTTCCCTCAGTCGGAAGCAACCTCCATCTCCGGCTCAGTCGTTATCATACTTTCAAACCCTGCTTAACCTCTTCTCGCGACAAATTCTTCCGACGGCATCTACCCAGCACatacctttccttcttttcctcacGTCATCATTTTCCCCAGCACACACAGACCTGTTTTTGGGATTGCTTGTATCGCAAGCTCTTTACGCCACAACTTCGACTGTGCCATCTATCAACTCCCAACCCGTTTCCATGAACCAACGCATTGCGGCCACAGTTTATATAGGTTCCGTGGTCTGTCGCGCGCGCTTCGTCACCGATGACCAAGCCCGAACAGTTCTCACTTACCTCCTTGCCTATATCGATGGGAAACTCCATCAGTCCCGGGTGAACAAGCGCCATTCAACAGACGAGCTTCCGCTATTCTACGCAGTTTGTCAGGCGGCCATGTTGATTTTTTGCTTCCGATGGCGGGCATTTCTGGCAGGTGCAGATAAGGAAGGTGACGGCGTCTTGGGCGATATGGAAATGGATGGGGATtctgttgatgatgaagggaaGGCGGAGGGCAAATGGATGGCAGATTTGGATGTGCTGCAGAACGCCATCACTAGTGACCTGAATCCTTTACTC GGCTGCAACCCGACAGTAGTCTCAACTTTTGCTAAAGTTGCTCATCACACTAATTTCGCTTATtgcttctccatcatcgaAGCGAATCAACAATCCTCCCATCCACgatcgtcttcttcgcacGCTCTGTCCAAAATTGCCGTTCCTGCAAGCCGTTCTTCATCTGGTGCAGGCTCCAGTCGTCAGGACCCGACTTTCGGTTCGCAGACGCTTCCCAGGCAAGCCAGGCAGCTGAATGTCGATGCTGGTCTGGATAGCTATTTCCCGTTTGATCCATATGATCTTCCTAAGTCGAAAAGATTTATTGAAACGCTATATAGAACATGGGATGAAGTAGCGATTGATGGAGGCTTGGATTCCGACTCGGACAGCAGTTCTGAATCGGAGTCCGATTCTCAGGCAGGAGACAAATCTGACGGTGGATCCTCGTTTGAAGATCACCTTGCACCAAAGGGGGTGCCTCTGCCAAAACTAAAAGTGGGGAGCTACGGTGACCGCCGAAGGAGTCTTTGGGACTCTAAACAGGATGCGGGTCTGTCAAGTAGCTTGGAAGGGATGAGCATATCTCCTGGAAGAATAGGGATGGGGGTTTTCACATCCTAA
- a CDS encoding acyl carrier protein, with protein sequence MYRSIPLFRSTFPHYVRRSMAISYRPKPVKLFGKTSFMRNFADGQPEPSALTKDEITDMLLRVLNQFKQIDSSKLTGNASFTTDLGFDSLDHSELIMSVEETFDIDVADNDICELDSMDKTVDYISKSLEGGCSKSVPWSDVRYSATSCRKNQTIVTSMGNVSFAWIITFWRGDYDSNANNQEEEGPTGVWRRTSDKDGILDAK encoded by the exons ATGTATCGATCTATCCCTCTTTTCcgttcaacctttcctcaTTATGTTAGACGTTCCATGGCCATTTCTTATCGGCCAAAGCCCGTCAAATTGTTCGGCAAAACCTCTTTTATGAGAAACTTTGCAGATGGTCAGCCAGAACCTTCAGCGTTGACCAAGGATGAGATTACGGATATGTTACTGAGAGTGCTCAACCAATTCAAGCAAATTGACAGTAGCAAG CTTACTGGTAATGCGTCTTTCACCACCGATCTGGGTTTTGATTCCCTTGATCACTCCGAACTTATTATGTCCGTTGAAGAGACTTTCGATATCGATGTCGCAGACAATGATATTTGTGAGCTCGACAGCATGGATAAAA CCGTTGATTACATTTCAAAA TCTTTGGAGGGTGGGTGCAGCAAATCAGTTCCTTGGTCTGACGTTAGATATAGCGCAACGTCTTGTCGAAAAAATCAAACAATCGTAACATCCATGGGTAATGTTTCATTTGCATGGATCATCACTTTCTGGAGAGGAGATTATGATAGTAATGCTAATAatcaggaggaagaaggaccTACTGGAGTCTGGAGGAGAACATCTGATAAAGATGGTATACTTGACGCTAAATAG
- a CDS encoding acyl carrier protein, variant — translation MYRSIPLFRSTFPHYVRRSMAISYRPKPVKLFGKTSFMRNFADGQPEPSALTKDEITDMLLRVLNQFKQIDSSKLTGNASFTTDLGFDSLDHSELIMSVEETFDIDVADNDICELDSMDKTVDYISKSLEAQRLVEKIKQS, via the exons ATGTATCGATCTATCCCTCTTTTCcgttcaacctttcctcaTTATGTTAGACGTTCCATGGCCATTTCTTATCGGCCAAAGCCCGTCAAATTGTTCGGCAAAACCTCTTTTATGAGAAACTTTGCAGATGGTCAGCCAGAACCTTCAGCGTTGACCAAGGATGAGATTACGGATATGTTACTGAGAGTGCTCAACCAATTCAAGCAAATTGACAGTAGCAAG CTTACTGGTAATGCGTCTTTCACCACCGATCTGGGTTTTGATTCCCTTGATCACTCCGAACTTATTATGTCCGTTGAAGAGACTTTCGATATCGATGTCGCAGACAATGATATTTGTGAGCTCGACAGCATGGATAAAA CCGTTGATTACATTTCAAAA TCTTTGGAGG CGCAACGTCTTGTCGAAAAAATCAAACAATCGTAA
- a CDS encoding inositol-pentakisphosphate 2-kinase, variant, producing MNDGNHYRTATSPNPSADTQPSDWAYIAEGGAHIVFSYQGQSKTYATRALRVRKPSATTESLAQAEENDVSGQWRRNILPKLVPRQLLTTSREVTLEEGWYKELLAMVDVVRPAQRKSAIDLAAKGDRRGVLLEDLTSNVDDDGAITVAIEIKPKWGFLPCAGHLQPPESVSIKSHVSRFRLHQHFRGRADDPPYDPLDLFSGDKMRMRTALDGLWTMWEISRGKSNNWKVFIGSKEISPDDLQRGLLPMGGDDLVTNITQLTLSALQTSSALPLLKNLQQNLDPIDISSLAALFQAEHPNSPIFDPDLIAEVSAVELNSFVDIYISDPQAGQRMDSWSLRERIIAYALSAIFKDCSLFVRGVLKHAEDGAWRLVSGGESVKVIDLDLKPVKNIQKWAETDEKVWKHWLKTKGTR from the exons ATGAACGATGGAAATCATTATCGAACTGCAACCTCCCCGAATCCCTCCGCAGATACTCAACCGTCGGATTGGGCATACATTGCCGAAGGAGGCGCCCATATTGTGTTCTCTTATCAGGGTCAATCCAAAACGTATGCTACAAGAGCATTGCGTGTCCGAAAACCCTCGGCAACTACAGAGTCGTTAGCccaagcagaagaaaatgaCGTGTCTGGCCAATGGCGACGGAACATTTTACCTAAATTGGTTCCCCGGCAATTGTTGACTACGTCTAGGGAAGTGACCTTAGAGGAGGGGTGGTACAAAGAGTTGCTTGCTATGGTTGATGTTGTTAGGCCGGCACAAAGGAAATCAGCCATAGATTTGGCGGCGAAAGGAGATCGAAGAGGGGTGCTCTTGGAGGATTTGACGTCTAATGTAGATGACGACGGAGCTATTACAGTAGCCATCGAAATCAAA CCCAAATGGGGATTTCTGCCATGTGCTGGACATTTACAGCCGCCAGAGTCAGTTTCTATCAAATCTCATGTTTCTCGATTTCGCCTACACCAACATTTTCGAGGTCGCGCAGACGACCCTCCATATGACCCTCTCGATTTATTTTCAGGGGATAAGATGAGAATGCGCACCGCACTCGATGGTCTCTGGACGATGTGGGAAATTTCACGAGGGAAAAGCAATAATTGGAAAGTGTTCATTGGCAGTAAAGAAATCAGCCCTGATGAT CTACAAAGGGGTTTGCTGCCTATGGGAGGAGACGATCTCGTCACTAATATCACCCAACTAACACTTAGTGCTCTGCAAACATCATCCGCTCTCCCGTTACTCAAAAATCTTCAGCAAAATTTGGATCCGATTGACATTTCCTCCCTTGCTGCCCTCTTCCAGGCGGAGCATCCCAACTCTCCTATATTCGACCCCGATTTGATCGCCGAGGTCTCTGCTGTAGAGCTAAACAGTTTCGTAGATATTTACATCTCCGATCCTCAGGCTGGTCAAAGAATGGACAGCTGGAGCTTGCGCGAGAGAATCATCGCTTATGCCCTCTCAGCCATTTTCAAAGATTGTTCGTTATTTGTCAGGGGAGTCCTAAAGCATGCCGAGGACGGGGCTTGGCGATTGGTATCAGGAGGCGAATCGGTAAAGGTCATTGATCTTGATCTGAAGCCCGTCAAGAACATCCAAAAATGGGCGGAGACGGATGAGAAGGTGTGGAAGCACTGGCTAAAGACCAAAGGGACCAGATGA